Proteins found in one Pontibacter sp. SGAir0037 genomic segment:
- a CDS encoding FHA domain-containing protein, whose protein sequence is MTKGEILEFLELSEAASEHDIKVRLEEKLAYFQLLSENAPNDFLRKLHVTNTEKIKQIQAQMLQANTASRPLAGSKPPQPAPVPSAPVYRSTGAAVTPQPSATYPHSGQFGQEAAAWLVRHTENQSAKTFPLYRGKNLIGRTPHASLPTVILSDDPYVSRSHAVLEVTSVAPLQIIVSDDGTATGGNPSKNGTYINGDDRRLTRKMLMEENDTIQVGMTKFMIRSNNTNIQNIVKEVEESDYMKTVVIDIF, encoded by the coding sequence ATGACCAAGGGGGAAATTCTGGAGTTCTTAGAGCTGTCTGAGGCTGCATCAGAACATGATATTAAGGTGCGTTTAGAAGAGAAGCTGGCTTATTTCCAGCTTTTGTCTGAAAATGCCCCGAACGATTTTCTGCGTAAGCTTCATGTTACAAATACAGAAAAGATAAAGCAGATCCAGGCGCAGATGTTGCAGGCTAATACGGCCAGCCGGCCTTTGGCAGGTTCTAAACCGCCTCAGCCTGCACCTGTTCCTTCTGCACCGGTTTACAGAAGTACTGGCGCTGCTGTTACGCCCCAGCCATCCGCCACTTATCCTCACTCCGGTCAATTCGGGCAGGAGGCTGCAGCCTGGTTAGTACGACACACGGAAAATCAGTCTGCCAAAACTTTCCCGCTTTACAGGGGCAAAAACCTGATCGGCAGAACACCGCATGCTTCCCTTCCTACGGTTATTTTGAGCGATGACCCTTATGTAAGCCGTTCGCATGCTGTGCTGGAAGTGACCAGTGTCGCACCGCTGCAGATAATAGTGAGCGACGACGGTACAGCAACAGGAGGTAATCCGAGCAAAAACGGCACCTATATAAACGGCGACGACAGAAGGCTTACCCGCAAAATGCTGATGGAAGAAAACGACACGATACAGGTGGGAATGACCAAGTTTATGATCCGGTCGAATAATACCAACATCCAAAATATAGTAAAGGAAGTGGAGGAAAGCGATTATATGAAAACAGTTGTAATCGACATCTTCTAA
- a CDS encoding Hsp70 family protein: MVLGIDLGTSNTVCASLSRDGSPVLIPDAYNKDLQTTPSIALIEGKKAYAGGFAENLYESLPDKQIISFFKRSFGTQDPVYFDDYNNPWFSETVASLILKKVKHDAELYLPDGFKQAVITVPAHYNDVQRKSVIEAARLADLELSAIVEEPVAAALFYGSYNKNIDEEIILIYDFGGGTFDLTLITKSGNQLNVIAKDGVNKLGGKEFDKLVHNAIEEGYEKAFKRPFPNDKLTTNRIQKIAENIKIELNDSEHPRDISKWIMVGRDAFEATFYYTNYANQANELIAKTEAAVNRCLRSLGMQLKDINKIVLIGGTSSSKLVYNFWKQKVMPQQELIYHQPLSSVAKGAALYAASFGNGSSAGSDITPIDLKSVSTYNIGLMIANDPNRQIDLLIHRNTPLPVSSKKVYKINPKQVDYIHFDLCQFWDPKEDVHQLGTIKVGPFATFGEFYLEVAVENRLNGTIGIKVKNADNGRDIKFEFIRKESNHKYDYQQQKALVDDVYLNNYI, encoded by the coding sequence ATGGTATTAGGAATAGATTTAGGCACCAGCAATACGGTGTGTGCTTCGTTGAGTAGAGATGGCAGCCCTGTTTTAATACCTGATGCCTACAACAAAGACCTGCAAACGACTCCTTCTATTGCCCTAATAGAAGGCAAGAAAGCCTACGCTGGCGGCTTTGCGGAGAACCTGTATGAGTCCTTGCCCGACAAGCAGATTATATCTTTCTTTAAGCGCAGCTTCGGGACCCAGGACCCGGTTTACTTCGACGACTATAACAACCCCTGGTTCAGCGAAACGGTGGCGTCGCTTATACTTAAAAAAGTGAAGCACGATGCCGAGCTATACCTGCCAGACGGATTTAAACAGGCTGTTATTACCGTACCCGCTCATTATAATGATGTGCAGCGCAAATCGGTTATTGAAGCGGCCCGGCTGGCTGACCTGGAGCTTTCGGCCATTGTGGAAGAGCCGGTGGCGGCTGCCTTGTTTTATGGTAGCTACAACAAGAACATAGACGAAGAAATTATCCTGATCTACGACTTCGGGGGTGGCACCTTCGACCTTACCCTGATCACCAAGTCTGGCAACCAGCTGAATGTGATTGCCAAAGACGGTGTGAACAAGCTTGGAGGGAAAGAGTTTGATAAACTGGTGCACAACGCCATAGAAGAAGGCTACGAGAAGGCTTTTAAAAGGCCTTTCCCGAACGATAAACTGACGACAAACCGCATCCAGAAAATAGCTGAAAACATCAAGATCGAGCTAAACGATTCGGAGCATCCGCGGGATATCAGCAAATGGATTATGGTGGGCCGTGATGCTTTTGAAGCAACGTTCTATTATACTAACTACGCCAACCAGGCCAATGAACTGATTGCAAAAACAGAGGCAGCCGTAAACAGGTGCCTGCGTTCGCTGGGCATGCAGTTAAAAGACATCAACAAGATTGTGCTGATCGGGGGGACCTCCAGCAGTAAGCTTGTATACAACTTCTGGAAACAGAAAGTAATGCCACAGCAGGAGCTGATCTACCACCAGCCGCTGAGCAGTGTGGCAAAGGGTGCTGCCTTATATGCGGCATCTTTTGGCAACGGGAGCAGTGCCGGCAGCGATATTACGCCTATCGACCTGAAAAGTGTGAGCACTTATAACATCGGCCTGATGATCGCCAACGATCCGAACCGCCAGATCGACCTGCTGATTCACCGCAACACACCGCTTCCTGTTTCATCTAAAAAAGTTTACAAGATCAACCCGAAGCAGGTCGACTACATCCATTTTGACCTTTGCCAGTTCTGGGATCCGAAAGAAGATGTACATCAGCTAGGCACTATCAAGGTAGGCCCCTTTGCTACCTTCGGTGAGTTTTACCTGGAAGTGGCGGTAGAGAACAGGCTCAACGGAACCATTGGCATTAAAGTAAAAAATGCCGATAACGGGCGCGATATCAAGTTTGAGTTTATCAGGAAAGAATCGAACCACAAGTACGATTATCAGCAACAGAAAGCGCTGGTGGATGATGTGTACCTGAACAATTACATTTAG
- a CDS encoding tail fiber domain-containing protein, giving the protein MSNETEGVVNTDAEQLLNSIIDMHAEILQKKNEISRLYDEALAYRNQVLEGKGGGATNADGTTSASFEAELEELLTRSRLGLAEVESVIVKIKNYETLATTSSQKAQQEANEAAQYSQKAQLEATEAAQFSQKAQNEATEAAQFSQNAQNEATEAATASQKAQNEAQEAATSSQKALNEANEAATSSQKAQNEATEAATASQKAQAEAQEAATASQKAQNEATEAATASQKAQNEATEAATASQKAQTEAQEAATASQKAQNEATEAEQYSAKAQQEAQEANTASEKAKQEAIEAANASQKALNEANEAAASSQKAQAEAQEAEQYSMKAQNEATEAATASQKAQNEAQEATAASQKAQNEAQEATTASQKAQQEAQEATTASHKAQQEAQEATTASQKAQQEAQEATTASQKAQTEAQEAVTASQKAQSEAQEAEQASNKAQSEAREAEQFSQRAENEAREAEQHSQKAQAEAREAEQFSQKAEAEAREAEQYSQKAQAEAQEAEQASNKAQAEAREAEQYSDKAKAEATEAEQASEKAKAEATEAEQASEKAKAEALEAEQASNKAQSEAREAEQFSNKAQNEAREAEQASQKAQNEANEATQASEKAKAEALEATQASEKAKNEATEAEQASEKAKAEAREAETASNAAQDDAKQTDAARMAAQEDAKAADAAKMAAERAKAEAQDDAKLAEQYKNEAHDDAKLAEQHKNDAKGAKDYAEDAAEQADRYCVDARNSATSADNYERDAQQSANMADNYESQARQSAAMASSFGSDSKLKKDIAPLAPVLDKLLRLNPASYYYRTEEFPAMCLSPEKQYGLIAQELEVEFPHLVHDTVTAGVEHKAVYYLGLNVLLLQGLQEQSAVIASLKEEIQQLKKHLAAEQYS; this is encoded by the coding sequence GGCTTGGCAGAAGTGGAAAGTGTAATTGTTAAGATCAAGAATTACGAGACCCTTGCTACAACTTCTTCCCAGAAGGCACAGCAGGAGGCAAACGAGGCCGCGCAGTACTCTCAAAAAGCTCAGCTGGAAGCAACAGAGGCGGCTCAGTTTTCACAAAAAGCTCAAAACGAGGCAACAGAGGCCGCTCAGTTTTCCCAAAATGCACAGAATGAAGCTACTGAAGCCGCCACTGCTTCTCAGAAAGCACAGAACGAGGCGCAGGAAGCGGCCACTTCCTCTCAGAAAGCTTTAAACGAAGCAAACGAAGCCGCTACATCTTCCCAGAAAGCACAAAACGAAGCGACAGAGGCGGCTACTGCCTCACAAAAAGCACAGGCTGAAGCACAGGAAGCCGCAACTGCTTCGCAAAAGGCGCAGAATGAAGCCACTGAGGCAGCGACCGCCTCTCAAAAGGCTCAGAACGAAGCCACTGAGGCTGCTACCGCTTCACAGAAAGCGCAGACGGAGGCGCAGGAAGCAGCTACCGCTTCGCAAAAAGCACAAAACGAAGCGACAGAAGCCGAGCAATATTCTGCTAAAGCCCAACAGGAGGCGCAGGAAGCGAATACAGCATCTGAAAAAGCAAAACAAGAAGCTATTGAGGCGGCTAACGCTTCTCAAAAAGCCCTGAATGAGGCTAATGAAGCAGCCGCTTCGTCTCAAAAAGCACAGGCCGAGGCTCAGGAAGCAGAGCAATATTCTATGAAGGCGCAGAACGAAGCTACTGAGGCTGCCACTGCGTCACAAAAGGCGCAGAATGAGGCTCAGGAAGCAACAGCGGCCTCACAAAAAGCACAAAACGAAGCACAGGAGGCAACAACAGCCTCTCAAAAGGCCCAGCAGGAAGCCCAAGAAGCCACCACTGCATCGCATAAAGCCCAGCAGGAAGCCCAGGAAGCTACCACTGCATCCCAAAAAGCACAACAGGAAGCTCAGGAAGCTACCACTGCTTCACAGAAAGCACAGACGGAGGCACAGGAGGCAGTTACTGCTTCGCAAAAAGCGCAATCTGAGGCTCAGGAGGCAGAACAGGCTTCTAACAAAGCGCAGAGCGAGGCGCGCGAGGCAGAGCAGTTCTCTCAAAGAGCTGAAAATGAAGCCAGAGAGGCAGAGCAGCACTCGCAGAAGGCCCAGGCTGAAGCCCGTGAGGCAGAACAGTTTTCACAAAAAGCTGAAGCAGAAGCACGCGAGGCGGAACAATATTCGCAGAAAGCGCAGGCAGAAGCGCAGGAAGCAGAGCAGGCCTCGAATAAAGCACAGGCCGAGGCCCGTGAAGCAGAGCAATATTCTGATAAAGCAAAAGCCGAGGCCACGGAAGCTGAACAGGCTTCTGAGAAAGCAAAGGCCGAAGCTACAGAGGCAGAACAAGCTTCAGAAAAAGCGAAAGCCGAGGCATTGGAGGCAGAACAGGCATCTAACAAGGCGCAAAGTGAGGCGCGTGAGGCAGAACAGTTTTCGAATAAAGCCCAGAACGAAGCCAGGGAAGCGGAGCAGGCTTCTCAAAAAGCCCAGAACGAGGCCAATGAGGCAACTCAGGCTTCTGAAAAAGCTAAGGCAGAGGCACTGGAAGCGACACAGGCTTCTGAGAAGGCTAAAAATGAGGCAACGGAGGCAGAGCAGGCTTCTGAAAAGGCTAAAGCCGAAGCCCGTGAAGCCGAAACTGCCAGTAACGCTGCCCAGGATGATGCCAAGCAGACTGATGCAGCCCGTATGGCCGCGCAGGAAGATGCGAAGGCAGCAGATGCTGCTAAAATGGCGGCAGAAAGAGCAAAAGCAGAGGCACAGGACGATGCGAAGCTGGCCGAGCAATATAAAAATGAGGCACACGATGATGCCAAGCTGGCCGAGCAGCATAAGAATGATGCCAAAGGAGCCAAAGATTATGCCGAAGATGCTGCCGAACAGGCAGATCGCTACTGTGTGGATGCCCGCAATTCAGCAACATCTGCCGATAACTATGAACGGGACGCACAGCAGTCGGCAAACATGGCCGATAACTATGAGAGCCAGGCCAGGCAGTCTGCCGCCATGGCTAGCAGCTTTGGCTCTGATAGCAAGCTTAAAAAAGACATAGCACCTTTGGCGCCGGTGCTGGATAAACTTCTACGCTTAAACCCGGCCAGCTACTACTACCGCACAGAAGAGTTTCCTGCGATGTGTTTATCACCTGAGAAACAATATGGCCTGATTGCACAGGAACTGGAAGTTGAATTCCCGCACCTGGTTCATGATACGGTTACAGCCGGGGTTGAGCATAAAGCAGTTTATTACCTGGGGCTGAATGTGCTCCTGTTGCAGGGGCTACAGGAACAGAGTGCCGTTATAGCCAGTCTGAAAGAAGAGATACAGCAGCTGAAAAAACATCTTGCTGCTGAACAATATTCATAA
- a CDS encoding tetratricopeptide repeat protein produces MKQNYYVLVGIFFLLLSNASAQDKITLKDAKEISYQAKATVQGLEGLLNYVTFSENVPSELQEVIANSYKPSRNRVFYNKNIIIEDDITPEAGLGKTKDLPAEKYLNDLDIHYEKTMDASISFSNIAVSSVKKKDYVYVKVKFDAKFGSKFKPKKAAYTTTRTREALVRMESEGGNKWKAFIVGISFYDPAKPLESADNNIEVTTDESVNASVVSEEELMRERESYIQAREEEEKRKEAIFQEYFSLANTLYSSRQYKEALELFEKAKEVKSLVPSLDKKILDTKRMISENTYDNFKNKADQAKSERRFKDAIQLYKEALAIKPDAHFLVDTEITPLTKKLDELTLPKNKLESGDLQGAIDECDKILKENKKAKNEFPELYYIKGMAYQKMLEKKSDDSRSRDRALESFSSAIEYFPNYVDARLARAEFYVMHKSDFVSAITDYDVLTSNALDDSPEKPIYFVKKGRLKNIVQNYNGAAEDYARAIALSPKTASHYFDLGELQFRLKKFDEALVNFNKAITLDPKYNVAYYYRGLNYVEQKENRKAGADFSEAEKLGLEQVQLQMIESISNNFFIAGQNFLSAHDFINADTAFNHALAIRNCNALALHGKGEIRFITAEEQNLRSYFSASKASYQEAIELYRQAIKCKPTYSEAQYKEGMAHHRIREYNLALQSYAAAIQSDNSNIKAHIASGITKQEILDFANSLQDYNTALSLLSTSYETARKAGKKEEQTAIRNDISRVHQLYGKSMYHLKQYPSSLASLNQAIEHNEKNAEAFYYRGQVYEAIDNLSKALKDYDAALKVGQHYKYYYANGSALHKSKNYPLAINNFNEAVRLDTLPAVSNKLYLRGLSYFKNRMLNDAMDDFTEYAKTNAVKSDSIFYADYALLHLYLGKDAEAIENFNQALSMQQNNPKALFGLGCAYAKGGDYQKALELLEKAYQTRQLTKDEIQLDEQTFLVDFLKVKTNKKRYNELKKSYLLTAK; encoded by the coding sequence ATGAAACAGAATTACTATGTTTTAGTAGGTATTTTTTTCCTGCTGCTGTCGAATGCTTCGGCACAGGATAAGATCACCTTGAAAGATGCCAAGGAAATAAGTTACCAGGCAAAGGCAACCGTGCAGGGGCTGGAGGGATTACTTAATTATGTAACTTTCTCTGAAAATGTGCCAAGTGAGCTGCAGGAGGTAATTGCCAACAGTTATAAGCCGTCGCGTAACAGGGTGTTCTACAACAAGAATATCATTATTGAGGATGATATTACACCAGAAGCCGGTTTAGGTAAAACCAAAGACCTGCCCGCCGAAAAATACCTGAACGACCTGGACATTCACTACGAAAAGACCATGGATGCTTCTATTTCCTTTTCTAACATAGCCGTTTCGAGTGTAAAGAAGAAAGATTATGTTTATGTAAAGGTAAAGTTCGACGCGAAGTTCGGAAGCAAATTCAAACCTAAAAAGGCAGCCTATACAACCACCCGTACCCGCGAGGCACTGGTGCGCATGGAGAGCGAAGGCGGCAACAAGTGGAAAGCCTTTATTGTGGGCATCAGCTTTTATGATCCGGCTAAACCGCTGGAGTCGGCGGACAATAACATTGAAGTTACGACAGACGAATCGGTGAATGCCAGCGTGGTGTCAGAAGAGGAGTTGATGCGTGAAAGAGAGAGCTATATCCAGGCGCGTGAAGAAGAGGAGAAACGCAAGGAGGCTATCTTCCAGGAGTACTTCAGCCTGGCAAATACCCTGTACAGCAGCAGGCAGTACAAAGAAGCACTCGAACTATTCGAAAAAGCAAAAGAGGTAAAATCGCTGGTGCCTTCCCTGGACAAGAAGATCCTGGATACGAAAAGGATGATCTCTGAAAACACGTATGATAACTTCAAAAACAAAGCAGACCAAGCCAAGAGCGAACGCCGTTTTAAAGATGCGATTCAGTTATACAAAGAAGCACTGGCCATTAAACCGGATGCCCACTTTTTAGTTGACACTGAAATAACGCCGCTTACTAAAAAGCTGGATGAGCTTACCCTGCCAAAAAATAAACTGGAGTCTGGCGATTTGCAGGGAGCTATCGACGAGTGCGATAAAATTCTGAAGGAAAACAAAAAAGCCAAAAACGAATTCCCCGAGCTATACTATATCAAAGGGATGGCCTACCAGAAAATGCTGGAGAAAAAATCCGACGATTCTCGTTCGAGAGACCGTGCGTTGGAAAGCTTTTCTTCTGCTATTGAGTATTTCCCGAACTACGTGGATGCGCGCTTAGCCAGAGCCGAGTTTTATGTGATGCACAAAAGCGATTTTGTAAGTGCCATTACCGATTACGATGTGCTTACATCAAATGCACTGGACGATTCGCCCGAGAAGCCAATCTATTTCGTGAAAAAGGGCCGGTTGAAAAACATTGTGCAGAACTACAACGGTGCAGCAGAAGATTATGCAAGGGCAATAGCCTTAAGTCCTAAAACGGCATCACATTATTTTGATCTTGGCGAACTACAGTTCCGCTTAAAGAAGTTCGATGAGGCATTGGTGAACTTCAACAAAGCCATTACCCTCGATCCGAAGTATAATGTGGCTTACTATTACCGTGGCCTGAATTATGTAGAGCAAAAAGAAAACAGGAAAGCAGGGGCAGACTTCAGCGAAGCAGAAAAGCTAGGTCTGGAGCAGGTACAGTTGCAGATGATCGAGTCTATCAGCAATAACTTCTTTATAGCAGGTCAGAACTTCCTGTCAGCCCACGATTTTATTAATGCAGATACAGCCTTCAATCATGCACTGGCTATCCGGAACTGTAACGCGCTTGCCTTGCATGGCAAAGGCGAAATCAGGTTTATTACTGCAGAAGAGCAAAACCTGAGGTCATACTTTAGTGCTTCAAAGGCAAGTTACCAGGAGGCAATCGAGCTATATCGGCAGGCTATCAAGTGTAAGCCAACCTATTCAGAGGCACAGTATAAAGAAGGTATGGCGCACCACCGCATCAGGGAGTATAACCTGGCCTTGCAGAGCTATGCAGCCGCGATCCAGAGCGATAACAGCAACATTAAGGCACATATTGCGAGTGGAATTACCAAGCAGGAAATACTTGATTTTGCAAACTCACTGCAAGACTATAACACGGCTCTGTCGCTTTTAAGTACCAGTTATGAAACAGCCCGTAAGGCTGGCAAAAAAGAAGAGCAAACGGCTATCAGGAATGATATTTCTAGGGTACATCAGCTCTACGGAAAGTCGATGTATCACTTAAAGCAGTATCCTTCTTCGCTTGCGTCTCTTAACCAGGCCATCGAGCATAACGAGAAGAATGCTGAGGCTTTTTATTACAGAGGCCAGGTATATGAAGCCATTGACAACCTGTCGAAAGCCCTGAAAGACTATGATGCAGCTTTAAAAGTTGGCCAGCATTACAAGTATTATTATGCCAATGGGAGCGCACTGCATAAATCTAAAAACTATCCTTTGGCTATCAACAATTTTAACGAAGCAGTTCGCCTGGATACACTTCCTGCTGTATCCAATAAGCTTTACCTGAGAGGACTGAGCTACTTCAAAAACAGAATGCTGAACGACGCCATGGATGATTTTACGGAATACGCTAAAACAAACGCGGTAAAATCTGACAGCATTTTCTATGCCGACTATGCATTGCTGCACCTGTACCTGGGGAAAGATGCAGAGGCAATCGAAAACTTTAACCAGGCGCTGAGCATGCAGCAAAACAACCCGAAAGCATTGTTTGGTTTAGGTTGTGCCTATGCTAAAGGCGGCGATTATCAGAAAGCGCTGGAATTACTCGAAAAAGCTTACCAGACCCGTCAGCTGACAAAAGACGAGATACAGCTGGATGAGCAGACCTTCCTGGTTGATTTCTTAAAAGTGAAAACCAATAAGAAGCGATACAACGAGCTGAAGAAGTCTTACCTGCTGACTGCTAAATAA